In a genomic window of Pseudomonas oryzihabitans:
- a CDS encoding PqiC family protein: protein MKRMCLARLALVAGLAGLGGCASLGPTHYYQLDGGNAKAPASADRGLAVWLESLQLADYLQRDVLLERQPDGSLATTGDHWAGPLNANIRQLLQRQLASRLNSGRVVVGEQPEGFAPQYRLELNVTRLDAGDRTPATLDASWQLRDAQGKLLDNQVIHVQARHAGDRAAQVRAQSELLQQLAGRLATDLTKVAQRSRRSSDVARKEPKQPVEEAQARPTLPAVVPIRTGAEVYRF, encoded by the coding sequence ATGAAACGGATGTGTCTCGCCAGGCTGGCGCTCGTGGCTGGGCTGGCCGGCCTGGGTGGTTGTGCCAGCCTCGGCCCCACCCACTACTATCAGCTCGATGGCGGCAATGCCAAGGCACCGGCCAGTGCGGATCGCGGTCTCGCGGTCTGGCTCGAAAGCCTGCAGCTGGCCGACTATCTGCAGCGCGACGTGCTGCTGGAGCGGCAGCCGGACGGTAGCCTGGCCACTACCGGCGATCACTGGGCGGGTCCGCTCAATGCCAACATCCGCCAGCTGCTGCAACGCCAGCTCGCCAGCCGCCTGAACAGCGGCCGGGTGGTGGTCGGTGAGCAGCCGGAGGGCTTCGCGCCGCAGTATCGCCTCGAACTCAACGTGACCCGCCTGGATGCCGGTGACCGCACACCCGCTACCCTGGATGCCAGCTGGCAGCTGCGCGATGCCCAGGGCAAGCTACTGGATAATCAGGTCATCCACGTGCAGGCTCGCCATGCCGGTGATCGCGCTGCCCAAGTCAGGGCGCAGAGTGAGTTGCTGCAACAGTTGGCCGGGCGTCTCGCCACGGATCTGACCAAGGTGGCCCAGCGCAGTCGGCGTTCCAGCGACGTGGCCCGCAAGGAGCCCAAGCAACCCGTGGAAGAGGCCCAGGCCCGGCCGACCCTGCCGGCCGTGGTCCCCATCCGCACCGGTGCCGAGGTCTACCGCTTCTGA